Sequence from the Paenibacillus riograndensis SBR5 genome:
GCAGGCTGTCGGGCTGGCCCGCTCGGGTCATGCAGTGCCGGCTGCTTACCTGGAAGGGGTGAAGGAGCAGCTGTCAGCCAGCAAGGGCCAGCTCCGCAAGGTTACGGACTATGAGCGTCTGGTCCTGGGTGTGGCTGCTGCAGGTGCAGATCCGCAGAACTTTGGCGGCTATAACCTGATTGAAAAAATCTATAACAATGACAACATGACCAGCCAAGGCAGCAACGGTCTGATTTTTGCCCTGATCGCCCTGGACAGCGGCTCCTATACGGTGCCTTCGGGTGCCAAGTGGACCAAAGAACGTCTGGTTCAGGCCCTGCTGGAGGTTCAAAGCAAGGACGGCGGCTTCCCGCTGACCTCAGGCGGAGCAGCTGATCCCGATATCACTGCTATGGCGGTTACCGCGCTTTCAGCTCACGCCAGTCAGACAACGGTTGCAGCAGCTGTTGACAAAGCCATTGCCTGGCTGTCGCAGCAGCAGCAGGAAGACGGCGGCTTCAAGCAGGCGAATGTAGAAAACAGTGAGAGCACAGCGCAGGTCATCATTGCCCTGGCTGCAGCGGGAATCGGTCCGAATGACTCACGGTTTGTCAAAACCAAAGGCGGGTTGCTCAGCCACCTGGCTTCCTTCCGTCAAGCGGACGGCGGCTATGCCCATACACAGGGACAGCCGGCTAACAGCGTAGCCACCGAGCAGGCGCTGCTGGCCCTGACCGCTTATAACCGTTACTTGACGGGCGAAGCGAATCTTTTCAGCATTTCGCCTACCGGTGTAAATGGTGGAGTCGTGTTCACCGATGAGAATCTGATTTCGCCCTGGGCGCTGGAAGCCGTGCATCAGGCATACGGCAAGAAGCTGATGGAGGGCATCAGCGGGAACAGTCTGGTTTTTGCACCGAAGCAGAAGATTACCCGGGCGGAATTTGCCGCCCTGCTGCTGAGGCTGACCCATAACGAGCCGTCTGTGGCTAACAGTGCTCCGGTATTCAGCGACGTCAAGACCGGCACATGGTATTATGGAGTAGTGCGGAAAGCGAAAGAGCTCGGCATTGCCGATGGAATTACGGACACAACCTTTAATCCGAACGGAGTCATTTCCCGCCAGGATATGGCTGTCATGATTTCAAGAGCACTAAAGCTGGAAAATACAGCTTCTGCGGCAGCTCCGCAAGCTGCGAAGTTTACTGACGAAGGACGGATCAGCAGCTATGCCGTATCCGCTGTCCGTACAGTTACGGAGCTCGGTTACATGACCGGATTCGGCGGAACCTTTGACCCGTCGTCCGCTGTGACCAGGGAAATGGCCGCAGTGGTGGCGGTAAGACTGCCATAATCATGCGGTTGTGGCAGTAAGACACATAAACATCCTGGTGTGGCGGTAGGAAAACATGAACCGTACTCTGGTGGCAGTAAGACACCATAAGCATGCTGATGTGGCAGTAAGACTAACATAATCATGCGGTTTTGAACCGCTGTTTGATTCAAGGCTGGCCCTTCAAAGGGCCTAAGTGCCTGGTCCGGCCGGACTTGCCTTCTATTTTTAAGAGGGTCTGTAGTCTTGACTGTATTGGGTGCGACTAAAGCGGCCACTTTATGCGTTGAACTCATTTGGCTGCACATTGTATATTTAGGTAAACTTACATGTAGTAATAGAGGCGATTCTGCTATTTGTAACTGTTGAAGATACAACTATATAAGTTAAGTTAGTAAAATGAAGAAGGGATGCGGATTTATCCGAAAGCTTTCCCTTTTCATTGAAACTGTATGAAGCTCAAATTAGGCTAGCAGGCAATCAATTGCACTTTATACAGTAGATGATCTCCAAATCAGCGGAAAAATGGAATCTATTGCACTCTGTACAGCAGATTCAGGCGAAAAAGGCGCTTTTGACTCCAAATCAAGAAATCTCTGCACGAAATGCAGCAGAATGCGATTTACCGCAGACTGCTCAGTTTTCTATTGTTGTACAAAGTGCAATCAAGCAAAAAGTGTATGAGTTGAACTGGAGAACTTGAAAGCTTGGGAAGCAATGAAGCTCATAAGGAACTGAAGCGAAGTGGAAAAAGTAAAACTAAATTGCTGAAATCCAGGCTACAGAAGGTTTTAGTGGGATTTTGTACACCTAATTCATGCCTATTCATCTCATATGGCCGCTTTCAGCCGGATTAATGGTACTTTTTCCAAGATAGGCTGTGCCATAAGGCCGAATGAGCCCGATTAGTGATCCTTTTTCCACTAACGGTGACTGCCCTCTTCATCGGGTTTACAAGTGCTGGCAGTAGCGGGAGTGCGTTTGGATTATCCTGTGGCTGACAACTCTGCCTTCGTCATGCCTGAGTATGGGCTGGGAGCGTGTGGGTTTGCAGTACCCGTCCATTTCAGTTGCGGCTTCTCTGTCCACAGGTTAGGCGGGCGGAGACTGTGCCGTTTCACCACTAATCATATTGCCAAAAGAACGGAACGGGGGAGCAGGTGCAGCCCCGTTCCTTTCCCTTTTTTGTCAGATCAGAAAGATAATTTGAGGTTCCTGCAAAGTAGCAGTATCAGCTTCCATGCAAAAGCCTCACTTTGAGGGGTTATTTATCGGAGGTGTCCTTGTTTATGTCCAAGTCTATCCAGCAATGGCTGTTCACTCCGCTGCTGCTTCTGTCCGCAGCGGTGCTGCTCGCCGGCTGCGCAGCCGGCGCAGACACGGCCGGCGGGGCGCAGAGCCCCGCCGCGGGCACGGCTGCGGTGCAGAGCCCGCAGCCCAAGACCCCGGCGTCCCCTCTCCCCGGGGACGCCGCAACCCCCGTGCCTTCCGCCGCTGCGGACGGCACGGCCCCGCCGTCCGGCGCGGAACCCGCTGCCGGGACGCAAAAGGGGGCGGCTGTGTCTGCGCCGCCCGCCTCATCCGGCGCGGCTGCAAAGCCCGCGCCTTCCGCCGCTGCCGTAACGGAGCCAGCTTCCGTTACGGCCAGCGCAGCCCCGGCCACGGCGAAGGCCTCGGCCGGGCCAGCCAAGCCTGCTGCCGGCGCGAAGCCGACCGCCAGCACGAAGCCTGCAGCCGGCGCGAAGCCGACCGCCAGCACGAAGCCGACAGCCGGTGCGCAGCCGGCAGCCGGCACCAAACCGGCGGCGACAGCGAAGCCGGCCGCCACGGCGCAAGCCCCGGCAGCCGCTTCAGCCGCCCCGGCGAAGCCTGCCGGGGCCGTAAATACCGTCACGCTCTCCATTGTCGGAGACAAGGAGCACGGGACGATTTTTGCGGCGGCGGCCGTTGACATCAAGAGCGGCGAGAGTGCGCTGGAGCTGCTGAAGCGCATTACCCGCAGCAATAAAATTCAAATGGAATACCAGGGAGCCAAAAGCTTCGCTTATGTAGAAGGAATCGATAATCTGTATGAATTTGACCAAGGCCCGGAGAGCGGCTGGATCTACAAGGTCAACGGTGAAGTTCCCGGCAAAGGGGCAGGCAGCTACATACTGCAGCCGGGCGATACCGTGGAGTGGCTGTATACGCTGGATATGGGCAAGGATGTAGGGGCGGAAGTGCAATGAGCAGCGGCTTCCGTGCAATGCATCCCTCGGCGGCGCTGCTCTACTATGCCGGGCTGCTGTTGTTCGCCACCCTGCTGTTTCATCCCCTGTTCCTGGCTACAGAGCTTGCCGGACTGATCCTTCTGCTGGTGCTGCAGGGACAGGGGCGGCAGCTGCTGCGCGGGCTCCCTTTTTTTCTGCTGATGGCCGTTTCGGTAGCCGTGCTGAATCCCTTGTTTTCACACAGGGGTGCGCATATTCTGTTTTATTTTATGGACCAGCCGGTTACACTGGAAGCCGTTTTGTACGGGCTGATGATGATGGCGGTCCTGTTGACTGTTTGTATTCTGTTCATTTCTTACAGCTACACGGTCACCACGGATAAATTCATGTATCTGTTCGCTGCGGCTGCGCCCCGGGCCACCCTGCTGACGCTGATGGCGCTGCGCTTTGTGCCTTTGTTCCAGCGGCGTCTGCGCCAGATCACCATGATCCAGCGGATTCGGGGAGTGGATGCAGGCAAGGGCAGCGTGCGCTCCAGAATGAGGGACGGGATGACGCTGGTGAAGGTGCTGCTGACCTGGTCGCTGGAGGAAGCGCTGCAGACGGCAGACTCGATGAAAGCACGGGGCTACGGCATCCGCAAACGGAGTGTATACGGGATTTACAGGCTGGACCTGCAGGATAAGGCCATTTTGCTGCTGCTCGCGGCTAGCGGGCTGGTCCCGCTGTTTTTTTGGATGAAAGGGTACGGGGTGCTGGAGATTTATCCGCGGATGAAGCCGATGCACTTCGGCTGGGCCGATGCCGCGATGTATGCAAGCTTCTGCTTGTTCGTGCTGACGCCGCCGGCCCTCGAAGGAAAGGAGAAATGGTTATGGAGATCCTCGCGGCGGAGCGTCTATCCTTCAGCTATCCCGAGGAAGACAGGGACTCGCTTCATGAGCTCTCATTTACGGTAGAGGAAGGTGAGTTTGTCGTGCTTCTCGGCCCTTCAGGCGGCGGCAAAACCACGCTCCTGCGCCATCTGAAGCGCGAGCTTGCGCCCGTGGGCAAGGCTGGCGGGAAGATTGCTTACAAGGGACAGCCGCTATCCGGTCTGCCTGCCGAGCTTGCTGCCGCAGAAATCGGGATGGTGTTCCAGAACCCCGATGCACAGATCGTGATGGATACCGTGTGGCATGAGCTGGCCTTTTCAATGGAAAATATGGGCTATCCGCCAGCGGTTATGCGCAGCAGGCTGGCGGAGATCGCCGGCTTGTTCGGACTGGAGCCGCTGCTGTACAAGTCGGTGCACGAGCTCTCCGGCGGGCAAAAGCAGCTGCTGAACCTGGCCTCGGTGCTGATGCTGCAACCTAAGCTCCTGCTGCTGGACGAGCCGACCTCGCAGCTTGATCCGGTCGCCGCGCGGGAGTTCCTCCAGACGTTGCACCGGCTGAATGAAGAGATGTCCGTGACGGTCATCATCAGCGAGCACCGCCTGGAGGAGGTACTGCCGCTGGCTGACCGGGTGCTGCTGCTGGAAGAGGGAGAGCTGCGGTTCCAGGGGACGCCCCGTGACTTTGTACGCGGGGCGGGGCTTGCGCTTCACGCTCCGCATATGGCGTATTTGCCCACTGCTGCGCGGTTGTTCCTTGCCCTTGAGCCGGATGCGGTTCAAGCGCCCCGCGAGGCCATCCCGCTGACCGTGCGGGAAGGCAAGCGCTGGCTGCATTCCTTGGCTGAAAGAGGGCCAGGCATGGGGGAGGCGGCAGCTGACACAGGCGCTTCCCGCCTCTCCGCTCCTGTCACTTCATCCGACCTGCTGCTCAGCTGCCGGGAAGTGACCTTCCGCTACAGCAAGGACGGGGCAGAGGTGCTTAAGAAGCTGTCGCTGTCCCTGTACCGGGGAGAGCTGCTGGCCGTGATGGGCGGGAATGGAGCCGGAAAATCAACGCTGCTGCATATCCTGAACGGCCTGCTTAAGCCCCAGCGCGGCAAGGTAACCCTTGCTAAGGGGGAGACAAGCGGCTTCCTGGCCCAGAATCCGCTGCTCTACTTCAGCTATGACACGGTTCAGGAGGAGCTGCAGCAGATGGCGGAGTATGCCGGATTGTCCAAGGAAGAGGCGGACCGGGAAATTGCCCGGCTCCTGGCAATCTTCCAGCTCGAAGACCTTCTGCTTAGCCATCCGCATGATATCAGCGGCGGGCAGCAGCAGAAGCTGGCGCTCGCCATGGTGATGCTGCTGGGTCCCGGTATTTTGCTGCTGGACGAGCCGACCAAGGGACTTGATCCGGGGGCCAAAGAACGGCTCGCAGCGTTGCTCGGAGATTTGCGGAGGCAGGGAGTCAGTATCCTGCTTGTGACGCATGATGTCGAGTTTGCCGCGAGGTATGCCTCGCGCTGCGCGATGCTGTTTGACGGCGGCATCACGTCGGAAGGGACGCCGGCGGAATTTTTCAGCAGCAACTATTTCTATACAACGGCAGTCAACCGCATGGCCAGAGAGCTGCTGCCGCAAGCCTTAACGATAGAGGATGTGATGAACGCGTGGTCCGCTTTCGCTTCCCGCTCCTGATTGCCCTCGGGCTGTTTGTGGCCGGCCTTGCGCTGACCTCAGCGCTGAAGGACCGCCATTATATGCTGCTCAGCCTTGTGCTGCTGGCGGTAGCCCTGCTGCCGCTGTTCATCCGTCTGGAACGGCGTCCGCTTGAATCCAGAGAACTGGTGCTGCTGGCGGTGTTGTCCGCTGTCGCTGCGGTCAGCCGGATTCCTTTTGCCGCCTTGCCCAGTGTAAAGCCGGTATCGGCCATTGTTATTCTTTCGGCTTATGTTTTTGGGGCGGAAGCCGGGTTCATCATCGGCGCGGTGGCCGCGCTGGTGTCCAATATTTACTTTGGGCAGGGACCCTGGACGCCTTGGCAAATGTTCGCCTGGGGCATGGTCGGTCTGACCGCTGGCTGGCTGCGGAATACCTGGTGGATGAAAAAAAAGGGCGGAATGCTTGCATTCGGCTTTGTCTGGGGATTTTTATTCGGCTGGATTATGAATATCTGGTATCTGATCAGCCTGCCGGATGCGTTCAGCTGGGGGCTCGTGGCTGCCGCGTATGCGTCAAGCTTTTATCTCGATCTCGCCCATGCCTTGTCCAATGTCTTTTTCCTGGCTGTTCTGGCCGGAGGCTGGACCAAAGTGCTGAAGCGATTCCGCAAAAAATACGGCTTGCTGCAGGAGTGAAGCAGGGGAGGGTTCTTAGGGGCATGTTTACGTCAGATAACAATAAAGGATTTGTTATAGACTGTACTTTCTGCAATAGAATTACCCGGAGTTCTGCGATGAATCACATTCTACTGTATTTCATGCAACCGATATCCCGATTTTGGGTAAAAAGTACCTTTTCCAAGGGATTCTACTATATATAATGCAATAGAATCTCTTTTCAGGCTGAGTTTATCGTTGATCTGCTGCAAAAAGTGCATTAGAACGGCGTTCCTTCCCTCACATCCCCCCATTCTTCATTTTTGAAAACTAATCTATTAGTCATATAGTCACAAAAAAACAATATTTTCTTCGTTTTTTCGACATATTTTTCAGCGAAAACATCATACTTTCGACCTTTATCTCCGATAAATTAGATACAGCAGGAGATGAAGAGGACGGGAACAGAACAGATGAGACATCTTAAGGTAAGACATAAAATGCTATTGCTGGTAACGGTCTTTATAATTATGCTTATTGGGACCGGAGCTGTCGGCATCATCACCACCAAGCAAATGGCAACAGGGTCCGGTAAGTCCTACAGCCAAAATTTGCAGCCGATGTATCTGATAACAGAAATACGCGGAAACAACCGGGCAATTGAGTCTTTGCTCCTGGAAAGTCTGATTACCAAAAACGATGGCAAAAGCCAAGAGCATACGGCAGCTATCGGAGAGTATATCAACATCAACAATGAGCTGATCACTCAGCTAAAGGCCATATCCTTCAGCAACAAAGACGTATCGAATAAAATAAATGAGTATCTGTCCCTGCTTCCGGATTACCGGGCACAGCGTGACAGCATTGTCCAGCTGGCCGGCAAGAAGCTCAAAAATGAAGGTTATCAGATCTTCTCGGGGAGCGTGTTCAGTAAATCGCGGGAGATCATGGTGAGTCTGCTTGAGGATACAGCCAAGCTGCTGGTTCAAGATGCCCGCAACAATAACGAAACTAACCAGCAAGATGCCCAAAGATCGTTGACCTTGATCATTTTGCTGATTATTGCCGCTTTGGTGCTCAGTATAGGTATCAGCATCCTCATTTCGAGGATGATTACGAAACCGCTTAAGGAGCTGCAGGTGCTGATGAAGGATGCAGAGTCAGGGAATCTCACCGCTTCCGCTGCCTATTCGTCGAGGGACGAGACTGGTCAGCTCCACCGCTCGTTCAATGCAATGATTCAGAGCCTGAAGACTATGATGCAAGGAGTGTCGGAGAGCACCGGATTGCTGTCTGCCTCTTCACAGGAGATGAGCGCCAGTGCGGAGCAGGCTGCACAAGCTTCGCAATTCATTGCCGAATCCTCCAGTGCAATTGCCGCCGGTATCGGGGTGCAGGTGGAGACGGTTGACCGGGCGGCACATTCCGTGCAGGCGATGGCGGAGGAGATTGCCGCCGCCCGGCAGAGCACTCATGAAATATCCGGACTGATGGCGGCTGCTGCTGCTTCGGCTGATCATGGAGCTGCTGCAGTGGAGGTTATCCTTGCACAGCTGAAGGAGATTGCAGAAGCAACGGGGAAAAGCTCGCTGCAGATCACAGACCTTCTAACGCAGATCCAGAGCCAGACCGAAGAGGCCGTGCAATCCATAATACGGGATTCACAGCTGGTTTCGCAGGGGCTGTCACAGAGCGGGGCCGTACCGCGGGTGTTCGCGGAGATTCAGGAATCCATTCGGACCGCTGCACGGCAGACGGCGGAGCTCCGCGAGGCTATCGGGCATGTGTCCGGCCAAGCACTTACAGTGTCGCAGGCAATGGGGCAGGCAAGTGAAGCGTCCCGTAAAAGTGCGGAAGATGTGCAGAACTTAAGTAGAGCCAGCGAAGAGCAAGTGACCGCAATGGGCGAAATGCTGATGTCGTCCAGGTACCTGGCGGCACTAGCCGAGAATTTGCACATGAATTTGGCTCGCTTCAAACTCTAGCACGGCAACGGAAATGGGGACCAACATTTTTCCGCGATGGTTCGATGCCCATACAGAGTATGAATCAGTACAGTAATGCTGGGTCTGACTCTCAGGCAGCTTTGGCGGGCAAAAGCCGCCTAAGCTGCTGGGAATTACTTATGTAGGAAGATTCAGTTGAGACACTTACTTTCTCGTATTCAGTTTGCCTGATCGGCGTTCAGACTTGGCTTCCTGCCGGTATTGTCCGCGATTCCAACGCGTTTTTCTTCATGGTGGGGAAAAGGAATATATTGCATTATGGAATAGTGAATGCTATATTACAGCAAGTAGTTCTTTTTTTTTGGCCAGCTATTATACAATGTTGAATAGTGAACATTACTGCATAGGAGAGAAATAAATGAATATACAATTCAAAAAAGGTGTCCTTGATCTGTGCGTGCTGGCCTTAACCGCACGGGAAGACCGCTACGGCTACGAACTTGCCGTGGCGATTTCCTCGAAGTTTGAGGTGGCGGTCGGCAGTGTGTATCCGCTGCTGAACAGGCTGACGCTGGAGGGATATTTCTCCACGTATCTGCGGGAGTCGCGCGAAGGTCCGCCCCGCAAATATTACAAGCTTACAGCGCTCGGACAAAACCATCTTGAGGAGCTGATCCTTGAGTGGCGGTCATTCACTGTATCCGTAGATCAATTGATAAAGGAAGGTGTCGAGGGATGACACAGGAGCAATTTCTGACGCAGCTTCGGGAGCTGATGAATCCAATTCCCGAGCCGCTGCGCAGCGAATGGATATTCGATTACGAGGAGCACTTTCGTCAGGCGGTTGAAGAGGGGCTTAGAGAGGAGCAGATCACAGAGGAGCTTGGCGACCCGCGCCAGCTCGCCAAAGAAATGGTGCTGGCCTATCGGGTGAATCAGGCGGAGAGCAGCAATGGGCGCCTTGCACCGGTTTCCAGGGTGGTGTTTGCAATGGTAGGTTTGGGACTTTTTAATCTTGTGTTTGTGCTGGCGCCCTATATCATGCTTTTGGCTGTACTTCTTGTATGCTGGACTTCGGCTGCCGCAAGTGGTCTGGTCGCACTTACCGCCATTTACGAAGGGGTAATCGGAGATGCCTTTACCCCGGTCCAGGGGGTTTTTGTGGCTGTGATGCTGTTGGGAGCGGGAATGCTGCTCGGGGCGTTCTCGCGCTGGCTGACCATGGCTGTTTCAAGAATGACACTGCGATACTTGAAGTTTAATTCCAAGGTGATGAGGGTGAAGGGATCATGAAAAAATGGATAATTACCGCTGTTGTTCTGTTTGTGGTTGGATTGATCGGTGTAACCGCGACGATGTGGAACGAGGGCGGCTTCAGTCTTGGCAGCGTAGAGGTCAACCAGGAACAAGCAGTGGCCGCTGATGGGGTGAAGGATGTCGTTCTTTCACTAAACAGTATAAATGTAACAATGGTAAAAGGAACGGCGAACGAAATCAAAGCTTCACTTGCGGGCAGGGTGAGCAAAAAAATGGTGGAGTCAACAAAACTGAACCTCATTCGGGAAGGCGACACGGTTAAGATTGGCGTTGACTCTAACAGATGGACGGTCGGCTTCAGTGTATTTGATGTACAGGTCAGAGTGGAGCTGCCTCAGCAGCAGTATGAATCCTTTGTGTTCAATTCCGGGACCGGTGACATGAATATAGCAGGTGTTTCTGCCCGGTCCGTCCGTGTTGAGGCGGATTCAGGCACAGTCAAGCTTGAAGGGATGAAAGCAGGTAAGATTTCGCTTGAACTCGGCAGTGGTGATATTGAAGTCAACAATGTTGCGGCTGACACATTGGAGTTGAATGGAGACTCTACGGATGTGTTCCTCGGAAAGCTGGCAGCACAGAAAGTGAAGTTGAAGACAGGTGGAGGCAATATCCGTATGAAGGATGTGGAAGCTGAGCTTGAACTGGAGGCGGATACGGGAGAAGTTGAGGCGGAGATGACAGACATAACGCATCCAATCAATATCACAACCGGCAGTGGTGAGGTCATTCTTAACACGGCGGAACGTCCTTCTTCGGCGGCAATAAGATTCAGTCACGGTTCGGGCGAGCTTCATAACCAATGGGAGGGGACAGCTCAGACTACCGCTCATGAGGGGGACGATATCGTATTTGGCGATGGAAGCGTTGCGGTAAATGTTAAAACTGGTTCAGGAGATTTAACGCTTGGAAAGCGGTAAGTGTCATACATCAGATGCCTAAGGAAGGATTGCGCCGTTTGAAACGGTTAGTCTGGAAGGAGAGGGAGTATTGTGCTCGTAATTGAAAAAGTAGGGAAAAGATACAATAAAAATTTCTGGGGAATCAAGGATATTAATCTGGAGCTGAAGGAAGGGATTATCGGGCTGCTGGGGCCGAATGGGGCAGGCAAATCGACACTGATGCGCATATTGGCAACCATTTCACAGCCGACCCAAGGGCGTGTGACATGGAATGGCCGCGATCTGGCGGCGCATCCCGATGAGCTGCGCCGCGTTCTGGGCTATTTGCCGCAGGATTTCGGCGTGTACCCCAATCTAACAGCTGTCGAGTTCCTGCAATATATGGCAGCGGTCAAGGGGCTTGACGGTAGCCGGGCCAACCGGAGAATTGACGAATTGCTGGAATTGCTCAACCTGAATGGCGCCCGCAAACGCAAGATCGGCGGGTATTCAGGCGGCATGAAGCAGCGGATCGGCATCGCACAGGCACTGCTGAACGACCCCAAAGTGTTAATTGTGGATGAGCCGACAGTAGGGCTTGATCCCGAGGAACGCATGAGGTTCCGCAATCTGCTTGCGGATTTGTCCCAAGGGCGAATCATTCTTTTTTCGACACACATTGTTTCCGATATCGAAGCCACTGCAGACCGGATTGTCATTCTGGCGAAATCCCGTCTGTTGGCCGACGCCCCTCCGTCTCAACTGCTGAAGTTAGCTGAAGGGAAAGTCTGGTCGACGGTTATACCGGAAAATCAGCTGCAGGAGGCCCGCTCGAAATGGCTGATCAGCGGATCGGTCCGGATTGGGGAGGGAGTGCGTGTCCGTATGGTGGCAGGTGAGGCACCTGCCCCTGATGCGGTTCAGGTGGCTCCCGATCTTGAAGATGCCTATCTGTTTCTTCGTTCAGGTCTGGGGGACAGCCAATGAGCAAAGTACATACAATCTATCATCTTGCCCGTGCCGATTTCCTGGAACGCACGAGACGGTATTCATTTTTTGTAACGGCAGTGCTGGCGGTGTTCGCAGCGTATTTGTTCGTCCCGCCTGCGGATTCGAATTACGTGACCTTTTATCTGGGCAATTACAGGGGAGTGTATAATTCCGCATGGGTTGGAGGAACGGTAGCCGTGTCAACGACCATGTTTTTGACGCTGGTTGGATTCTTTTTGGTTAAGAACAGCATTGACAGGGATTTGCGCACAAGGGTCGGCTTCATCATTTCAGGGACTCCGCTGAAAAAGCGGCATTACCTGTTAGGCAAGGCGCTCAGTAATTTTGCTGTCCTGTCGGTGATTGCA
This genomic interval carries:
- a CDS encoding DUF4430 domain-containing protein; the protein is MSKSIQQWLFTPLLLLSAAVLLAGCAAGADTAGGAQSPAAGTAAVQSPQPKTPASPLPGDAATPVPSAAADGTAPPSGAEPAAGTQKGAAVSAPPASSGAAAKPAPSAAAVTEPASVTASAAPATAKASAGPAKPAAGAKPTASTKPAAGAKPTASTKPTAGAQPAAGTKPAATAKPAATAQAPAAASAAPAKPAGAVNTVTLSIVGDKEHGTIFAAAAVDIKSGESALELLKRITRSNKIQMEYQGAKSFAYVEGIDNLYEFDQGPESGWIYKVNGEVPGKGAGSYILQPGDTVEWLYTLDMGKDVGAEVQ
- a CDS encoding energy-coupling factor transporter transmembrane component T, which codes for MSSGFRAMHPSAALLYYAGLLLFATLLFHPLFLATELAGLILLLVLQGQGRQLLRGLPFFLLMAVSVAVLNPLFSHRGAHILFYFMDQPVTLEAVLYGLMMMAVLLTVCILFISYSYTVTTDKFMYLFAAAAPRATLLTLMALRFVPLFQRRLRQITMIQRIRGVDAGKGSVRSRMRDGMTLVKVLLTWSLEEALQTADSMKARGYGIRKRSVYGIYRLDLQDKAILLLLAASGLVPLFFWMKGYGVLEIYPRMKPMHFGWADAAMYASFCLFVLTPPALEGKEKWLWRSSRRSVYPSAIPRKTGTRFMSSHLR
- a CDS encoding ABC transporter ATP-binding protein; this translates as MEILAAERLSFSYPEEDRDSLHELSFTVEEGEFVVLLGPSGGGKTTLLRHLKRELAPVGKAGGKIAYKGQPLSGLPAELAAAEIGMVFQNPDAQIVMDTVWHELAFSMENMGYPPAVMRSRLAEIAGLFGLEPLLYKSVHELSGGQKQLLNLASVLMLQPKLLLLDEPTSQLDPVAAREFLQTLHRLNEEMSVTVIISEHRLEEVLPLADRVLLLEEGELRFQGTPRDFVRGAGLALHAPHMAYLPTAARLFLALEPDAVQAPREAIPLTVREGKRWLHSLAERGPGMGEAAADTGASRLSAPVTSSDLLLSCREVTFRYSKDGAEVLKKLSLSLYRGELLAVMGGNGAGKSTLLHILNGLLKPQRGKVTLAKGETSGFLAQNPLLYFSYDTVQEELQQMAEYAGLSKEEADREIARLLAIFQLEDLLLSHPHDISGGQQQKLALAMVMLLGPGILLLDEPTKGLDPGAKERLAALLGDLRRQGVSILLVTHDVEFAARYASRCAMLFDGGITSEGTPAEFFSSNYFYTTAVNRMARELLPQALTIEDVMNAWSAFASRS
- a CDS encoding ECF transporter S component, producing the protein MVRFRFPLLIALGLFVAGLALTSALKDRHYMLLSLVLLAVALLPLFIRLERRPLESRELVLLAVLSAVAAVSRIPFAALPSVKPVSAIVILSAYVFGAEAGFIIGAVAALVSNIYFGQGPWTPWQMFAWGMVGLTAGWLRNTWWMKKKGGMLAFGFVWGFLFGWIMNIWYLISLPDAFSWGLVAAAYASSFYLDLAHALSNVFFLAVLAGGWTKVLKRFRKKYGLLQE
- a CDS encoding methyl-accepting chemotaxis protein gives rise to the protein MRHLKVRHKMLLLVTVFIIMLIGTGAVGIITTKQMATGSGKSYSQNLQPMYLITEIRGNNRAIESLLLESLITKNDGKSQEHTAAIGEYININNELITQLKAISFSNKDVSNKINEYLSLLPDYRAQRDSIVQLAGKKLKNEGYQIFSGSVFSKSREIMVSLLEDTAKLLVQDARNNNETNQQDAQRSLTLIILLIIAALVLSIGISILISRMITKPLKELQVLMKDAESGNLTASAAYSSRDETGQLHRSFNAMIQSLKTMMQGVSESTGLLSASSQEMSASAEQAAQASQFIAESSSAIAAGIGVQVETVDRAAHSVQAMAEEIAAARQSTHEISGLMAAAAASADHGAAAVEVILAQLKEIAEATGKSSLQITDLLTQIQSQTEEAVQSIIRDSQLVSQGLSQSGAVPRVFAEIQESIRTAARQTAELREAIGHVSGQALTVSQAMGQASEASRKSAEDVQNLSRASEEQVTAMGEMLMSSRYLAALAENLHMNLARFKL
- a CDS encoding PadR family transcriptional regulator; translated protein: MNIQFKKGVLDLCVLALTAREDRYGYELAVAISSKFEVAVGSVYPLLNRLTLEGYFSTYLRESREGPPRKYYKLTALGQNHLEELILEWRSFTVSVDQLIKEGVEG
- a CDS encoding HAAS signaling domain-containing protein; this translates as MTQEQFLTQLRELMNPIPEPLRSEWIFDYEEHFRQAVEEGLREEQITEELGDPRQLAKEMVLAYRVNQAESSNGRLAPVSRVVFAMVGLGLFNLVFVLAPYIMLLAVLLVCWTSAAASGLVALTAIYEGVIGDAFTPVQGVFVAVMLLGAGMLLGAFSRWLTMAVSRMTLRYLKFNSKVMRVKGS
- a CDS encoding DUF4097 family beta strand repeat-containing protein, whose amino-acid sequence is MKKWIITAVVLFVVGLIGVTATMWNEGGFSLGSVEVNQEQAVAADGVKDVVLSLNSINVTMVKGTANEIKASLAGRVSKKMVESTKLNLIREGDTVKIGVDSNRWTVGFSVFDVQVRVELPQQQYESFVFNSGTGDMNIAGVSARSVRVEADSGTVKLEGMKAGKISLELGSGDIEVNNVAADTLELNGDSTDVFLGKLAAQKVKLKTGGGNIRMKDVEAELELEADTGEVEAEMTDITHPINITTGSGEVILNTAERPSSAAIRFSHGSGELHNQWEGTAQTTAHEGDDIVFGDGSVAVNVKTGSGDLTLGKR
- a CDS encoding ABC transporter ATP-binding protein codes for the protein MVLVIEKVGKRYNKNFWGIKDINLELKEGIIGLLGPNGAGKSTLMRILATISQPTQGRVTWNGRDLAAHPDELRRVLGYLPQDFGVYPNLTAVEFLQYMAAVKGLDGSRANRRIDELLELLNLNGARKRKIGGYSGGMKQRIGIAQALLNDPKVLIVDEPTVGLDPEERMRFRNLLADLSQGRIILFSTHIVSDIEATADRIVILAKSRLLADAPPSQLLKLAEGKVWSTVIPENQLQEARSKWLISGSVRIGEGVRVRMVAGEAPAPDAVQVAPDLEDAYLFLRSGLGDSQ